One Rossellomorea aquimaris DNA window includes the following coding sequences:
- a CDS encoding YtoQ family protein produces MEFTVYLAGEIHSSWRNELKEKAEEIHLPLSFVGPMENHERSDAIGEEILGEQPNKILRDEAASSINNLRTELLMKKADVVIALFGEKYKQWNTAMDATTAITLGKPLILIRPEELHHPLKELSNKSNVTVTNIDQAIKALSYVFETE; encoded by the coding sequence ATGGAATTCACAGTGTATCTGGCAGGGGAAATACATAGTTCCTGGAGAAACGAGCTTAAAGAGAAAGCAGAAGAGATTCATCTCCCTCTATCTTTCGTCGGTCCAATGGAAAATCATGAACGTTCCGATGCAATCGGGGAAGAAATTCTTGGTGAACAACCAAATAAAATACTCCGCGATGAGGCAGCTTCCAGTATTAACAATCTTCGAACAGAGTTACTGATGAAGAAGGCCGATGTGGTGATTGCCTTGTTTGGAGAAAAATACAAACAGTGGAATACTGCTATGGATGCGACCACCGCCATCACTCTTGGAAAGCCTCTTATTCTTATTCGTCCTGAAGAACTGCATCATCCGTTAAAAGAACTTTCAAACAAGTCAAATGTCACCGTGACAAACATAGATCAGGCGATCAAGGCGTTAT